In Eleutherodactylus coqui strain aEleCoq1 chromosome 11, aEleCoq1.hap1, whole genome shotgun sequence, a single window of DNA contains:
- the RTN3 gene encoding reticulon-3 isoform X1 has protein sequence MAETGGHQSSHISSSSVGEKKGSCAEHHPKHPSPESPGSPFEMIANSSGFDLKDCEDKAINHGLSQISAQSPGTDEPLLAEYEDQRFYVSKEDPFMSKFSMQNVITHRPEDFEPGHLSTLEAPIKLIDHQIGFLQEGTEEIFKPSINDSKADLRWPDAEEDLDSSGESDDTVIDAGWRVKASVADPKDHAEDGWVELSDTRQENEPRSEAIKSDNAINSNTLPLTSSASEKLSSTISKTPDSPHNEGFVDLVETCVNDTHTGTTYYSESESLEDKVQESLTIEALKALAAGVQDWNSESRESSPEILSPQCTHLLELKERLNQAELHLESAVAITTLKGKEELLSNAPLA, from the coding sequence AACATCATCCTAAACACCCCAGTCCAGAATCTCCTGGATCTCCTTTTGAAATGATTGCCAACAGCTCAGGCTTTGACTTAAAGGACTGTGAAGACAAAGCTATTAACCATGGACTTTCACAAATTTCTGCCCAATCTCCTGGGACCGATGAACCACTCTTAGCTGAGTATGAAGACCAAAGGTTTTATGTTAGTAAGGAGGATCCATTTATGAGCAAGTTTTCCATGCAGAATGTCATAACACATAGACCAGAAGACTTTGAGCCTGGACATTTGTCTACTTTGGAAGCACCTATTAAATTGATTGACCATCAAATTGGGTTTTTGCAAGAAGGCACAGAAGAAATTTTTAAGCCATCAATAAACGATTCAAAGGCTGATCTTCGATGGCCAGATGCAGAGGAAGACTTGGATAGCTCTGGAGAGTCTGATGACACAGTTATAGATGCTGGGTGGAGAGTCAAGGCTTCGGTCGCAGATCCAAAAGACCATGCAGAGGATGGCTGGGTTGAGCTCAGTGATACCCGCCAAGAGAATGAACCTAGGAGCGAAGCAATCAAGTCTGATAATGCTATCAATTCCAACACATTACCTTTAACCAGTAGTGCTTCTGAGAAGCTAAGCAGCACAATTTCAAAGACCCCTGACTCTCCACATAATGAAGGTTTTGTTGACCTGGTAGAGACTTGTGTCAACGACACTCATACAGGAACTACATATTATTCAGAGTCTGAATCCTTAGAAGATAAAGTGCAGGAGAGTCTTACAATTGAAGCACTTAAAGCATTGGCTGCTGGGGTGCAAGACTGGAATTCAGAAAGTCGTGAATCTTCTCCTGAGATCCTGTCTCCCCAATGTACCCATCTTCTGGAATTAAAAGAGCGACTCAATCAAGCAGAACTACACCTCGAATCTGCTGTTGCTATTACAACTTTAAAAGGTAAAGAAGAATTGTTATCCAATGCACCGTTGGCATGA